The DNA window AACGGGCTCTCCCACAGCGTCAGCCACCCGAATTGGCCCGGACTGAACCTAAAGCCACGGTGCTTGTCCGGCTGCATCACCAATGTAAAAGTGTCACCGCGTTCCTTGCGTACTTCCGCAACACGGTACGGCTGGCGCAGCATAAATAGCGGCTTGACGATACGCACGTAGAAAAGCAACCCGATCCAAAAAGCCGTCAAGCCGATCCACAATGACCGTTTCCAGGGATCAACCAGATAGAAGCTCGACCCCACCATGTGCACGACGCCGGCTGTGATGGCGACGACCGCGAGCACGACATGGATAAGATGCCAGGTCTCGTACTTGATCTTCAACGTCACGCGCCAAAGGGCCGTCACCACCAGCACGATCACCGCGGCAATCGATACAAGAGCGAAGTGAGCCGTCAACGGCGCTTCAAGCATATTCGACGGCGCCAGCAATTGCGGCTGAACCGCGACCAGAATGATCGGATGCGCGACGACAAGGCCGACTGCTATGAGGGATATCTGACGGTGAAAATGGTAAATGACGTCTTCGCCCCACGGCGCGGTGACATAGCGGAACCGCGCGGTGAGACCGAACTGCAGACCCATCATCGCAAGGCCGGAATAGCCGAAAGCGACGGAGAGCTCTGTCCAAAAATCGCGCGACGGCGGATGCGAGCCCGCTAGAAGCGCGAACAAGGGAGCGAGAATGAACAGCAGGTAGACAAGGAGCCAGACGGCCCCGCGCAGACTATAGAGAAGGTGCATGAATCCATCCCCTTCAACGCGACCGCAATCGCGCTCCGAGTCTACCACCACGGCCGACGAATACCCCCAGGACAACAGCCGATTTTTCAAGGATAACTACTGATTTTCGGATCGAGTATTCGCCGTTAAAATACTAGTTTGAGCGCCTTGAACCACCTGAACCATCTGTCCGTTTTCTCGCATCGCGGATATCTGATTCACTGACTGCTACTTTGCTTTTCTCTCTCGTTCCGATCTGTTAAGCTTTCGTCTTGAATGTGCGTCATTCGCTGTAGCGAATGCTCATTCCCCGGGGTGTCATGCCGGATTCCATGATCGCCTATTGTGGCCCCGCCGCTCTTCCAGACGACCTCTGGACGCGTTGGAATTTGGATCCGTTGCTAATTGCCATACTCGTTGCCCTGGCGATCGTGGTTGGTCGCGGTCGATCCGCCGATGCCCGAGCGGGTTTCGGGGCGATCGGGCTGATTCTGATCATCTTCGTGTCGCCGTTTTGCGCGATGTCGTCGGCGTTGTTTTCTGTCCGGGTACTGCACCATGTCTTGTTGATCGCCGCTGTAGCGCCGCTTCTGGCACTGGCTTTTCCGCAACGGCGAGCAGGGTCACTGCCAATCGTCGTACTCGTCGTGGCACACGCGGTCGTCCTTTGGCTCTGGCACACGCCAGGACTCTATACTTGGGGCCTCGCCAGCGTGCCGGCTTATTGGCTCATGCAGATTTCGCTCCTCGGAAGCGCCTGGCTGTTATGGCGATCGATCCTGGCGCCGTCGCAGTCCGGCCCTGCGATAATTGCGTTGGTTGCTACGATTGGGCAGATGGGCCTTCTCGGTGCGTTGCTCGTTTTCGCGCCTAGGCCGCTCTACCTCGTACATCTGGCGAGCGCAGCGAGCTGGGGACTCGCTCCGCTTATAGACCAGCAACTCGCTGGCTTGCTGATGTGGGTGCCCGCGATGCTGCCTTACCTGGGTGTAGGAATCTGGATAGCGTGGTCCAGCCTTAGATCGAGCGAAGCGGCCCTGTGACAACCTTCCTAAAATTCGTGCACCTAGGTGCGATAGCGCTCTGGTCAGGCGGTCTGATTGCGCTGCCTTTTCTGTTTTGGCAACGGCGGACCCTTGAGGCAGGATTGGATCTCGACCGGTTGCACCGCGTCACGCGGCTGGTCTACGTCGAACTTGCCTCGCCCGCCGCATTTGTCGCTATCGGCAGCGGAACGGCGTTGATCTTCCTGCAGGCCACCTTCGCGGAATGGTTCTCGCTGAAGATGGTGCTGGTGGGAATCATGGCGATGCTGCATGTCGTCGCCGGTCTGATCCTCATGCAGTTGTTCTTGCCCAAAGGAAAGTTCACCAAGCTTTCCTACGTGTCGCTGATGAGCGCTTACATTGTGTTGATCGCCGCAATTCTCTGGATCGTATTGGCCAAGCCGCACATTGATTCCAACCAGATCGCCGCGCATCTGTTCGAGCCCGGGGGACTCGGGCGTTGGGTGCATCAATCCTTCGGCGAAATCAGAATGCCCACGCCATGATCAAACACGAGCTTGCCCCCGTGCCATCCGGCGAAGCCTACCAGCACCGACGCAAGGGCCGAGAGGGCAAGGCCGTGCGGCAAGATCGACTCGGTATCGATGAGACGCAGCCCCCAATTGGCCCCCGCGACCGCAACGAGCGTCATCGCCGCCACGGCATGGGACCAGCTTGCTTCAAGAAGCCGGATACCGCGCACCAACAGCAATTCTCCGGTGCCAACGATACTTGCGGCCACGCCGCTCCAGAAGGCCATGCCGGTCGACCAAAGTCCGACGCGCACCCAGAACGCATCTCCCGACCACCAATAGAATACGTCGACACCGAGCGTCGCGATCACGAATGCGATCGGGAAATGCACCATCATGACGTGGATCGGGTGCCCTACCACGGCCACCGCCGAACCGACATCCAGGCGAAGCAAATCCAGCACAACCGCACTGTGAGGCTGGGTCGTAAGATCGTCTCGCTCAGCCATCGTTCGCTTCCTTCGCGGCGGAAACAACATCGTTCAAGCACGTATCGTAGTCTATTGCGTCTGTCTGTCCAACTTGGAATGCTCGCAACGCTCCCCGCCTGCACAGGGCCGCTGTCGACGCTAGAACCCTCGGGCCCGGCTGGCGCTTCAATCGCCACGCTCTGGTGGGTGATGCTGACCGGCTCGAGCATTCTCTTCGTTCTGGTGATGACGCTGTTCTTGCTGGTGATCCAGCGTCCGGGCTGGGGCGCGGGTGTATCGCCCGGAGGTTGGTTGGTGCTCGGAGGCCTCGTTCTGCCGGCCGTCGTACTGCTACCGCTTATCGCTTACGCGTTGATCGCCGGGGAGAGCCTACTACCACTTCCTGGACAAGCGCCGCCACGGATCGAAGCCGTAGGACAGCAGTGGACCTGGACCTTCCGCTATCCCGATCATGGCGCAGTCGAAACCAGGAACGTCCTGCATATACCGGCAGGCACACCGATCGATATCCTGGTCTCCAGCCAGGACGTTATCCACGCCTTCTGGATACCCCGTTTTGCCGGCAAGATCGATGCGGTGCCCGGGCATGTGAACCGCCTGCGCATTCAGGCCGATCAACCGGGCCGCTACGCCGGCCAGTGCAACGAATTTTGCGGCCTCGGTCACGCTGGGATGCGGTTCGATGTCATCGTCCACCGCCCGGAGGATTTCTCCGTAGCTCTTGCGCGGGCTGCCGCATCAGAAGGGCCGGAGAAAAAATGAGTGAACCCGTCGACCAGCTGTCGCAGGGCACACCGGCATTGCGGCTGCATCGCCAGCTCTCCGCGATCTGGGCAACCGGACCGGGACTTCAGCGCCTTGCTGCCGTCAACCATTCGGTCATCGGCATGCGCATGATGATCACGTCGTTCGCGTTCTTCGCAATCGCCGGCGTGCTCGGCATGCTGACCCGCGTTCAACTCGCGACCCCCAACTCCACGTTCATGGTCCCGGAGACCTACAACCAGGTCTTCACCATGCACGGGTCGATGATGTTGTTCCTGTTCGCTATTCCGATGGTAGAGAGCTTTGCGGTTTATCTGACGCCGAAGATTCTCGGCACCCGAGACTTCGCCTTCCCGCGACTGACCGCCTATGGCTACTGGTGTTACCTGTTCGGGGGCACGATCCTGACGGTAGCGTTGATCGCCGGAGTGGCGCCCAACAGTGGCTGGTTCATGTACACGCCGCTGAGTTCGAACGTCTTTACGCCCGGCATAAATTCAGACGTATGGCTGCTCGGCGTAACCTTTGTCGAGATCTCCGCGCTGTCGCTCGCGATGGAAATCGTGGTCTCGATCCTGAAGATGCGTGCGCCGGGCATGTCGCTCGATCGGATGCCGATTTTCGCCTGGTACATTTTGGTAACCGCGATGATGATGATCGTGGCTTTTCCCCCATTGATCCTCGGCTCGATCCTGCTCGAAGTAGAACGCGCCTTCGGTCTGCCGTTCTTCGACCCGAAGCGTGGCGGGGATGCGTTGCTATGGCAACATCTTTTCTGGCTGTTCGGTCACCCCGACGTTTACATCATCTTTCTGCCCATGGCCGGCGTGCTATCGACAATTATCCCTGTCTTTGCCAACCGGCCACTGGTCGGCTACCGGGCGATCGTCGTTGCTATCATCGCGCTGGCCTTCCTGAGCTTCGGCATTTGGGTGCATCACATGTTTACCGTGGGCATTCCGCACCTCGCGCTCGCCTTTTTCTCCGCAGGCTCGGCGATCATCGCGGTGCCGACGGCGGTACAGATCTTCGCATGGCTTGCCACACTAGCGCACGGCAGGCCGCGATGGGATGTGCCGATGCTCTATGTCTTCGGCTTCTTCTTCATCTTCGTGATGGGCGGCCTGACCGGCGTCATGCTCGCCATGGTACCATTCGACTGGCAGGCCCATGACACCTATTTCGTCGTCGCCCACATGCACTATGTGGTGGCCGGCGCCCTCGCCTTCCCGATGCTTGCGGCGTTCTATTATTGGCTACCGTTGTTGACAGGACGCACCGCGGTGCACCGGCTGTCGGTACCCGCGTTCTGGTTGGTCTTCATCGGATTCAACATGACCTTCTTCATGATGCACCTAACCGGTCTGCGCGGTATGCCCCGTCGGATCTATACCTATTCTGGTGATGAAGGCTGGAATTGGCTCAATCTGCTATCTTCGATCGGCGGGTTCGTCATGACGATCGGCTTCGCGCTGGTGGTGATCGACCTATTTGTCCAACTCCGTTACGGGCGTCGCGTGCGGCGCAATCCCTGGGGCTCGACGACACTGGAATGGGCGATGCCGATCCCGCCCGCACCATATGCATTCGCCTCGATACCGGATCTCGGAACAACCCGGACCGAATCGATCGCTACCGGCGATCTCGCGCTATCGCTGGCGCGCGGCGAGGGTTATCTCGGCTCCACGCGCAACGGTTGGCAGGAGACGCTGGGCGTGCACAAGACGTCCGGCTTGCCGGACCAACTGATCGTGTTGCCTAGCCCAACCTACCTCCCGCTTTATACCGCGCTCGTCACTGCAGCTGCGGTTCTTTCCATGCTGTTCAAATTCTATCTGCTGTCGCTCGCCTTTGCGCTGCTGACCACCGGCCTGTTCGTCTTCGCCGGGCAGGACGCCGGTCTCGCGCGAGACTACGGCCCATTGCCCGTCGGCCGCGGTGTCAGCGTGCCGCCCCACACCGAGGTGGCCGACGCGCCGGCTTGGCTGGCATTGATATGCACTCTGGTCGCCGACGGTACGCTGTTCACATCGCTGCTGTTCGGGACTTTCTATCTTTGGATCTCTGCGCCGAATTGGACCGCGGCGGTCACACCCGAACCGAGCCGCACGCTCGCAATCGGCGCCGTCGCGGCGCTCGCGGTGGCCGCTGCAGCGGCGCGTGGGTCGCTGCGAGCGGCCGCCGCTGGTCGCAAGGCGAGCGGCTGGATTGGTCTTGCCGCGTTGGCCCTTCTCGCAGCGCTCACCGTAGCCGTCGGACAAATCGCCGGTGTTACGCCGCATCCGCGCGAGCATGCGCTCGGCGCAACCGCGGCTGCCCTGATCTGCTATGTCGTTCTGCATGCCGGTATCGGACTTCTTTTCCTCATCAGCAACGCCCTGCGTCTCGGCGCCGGCTTCATTTCACCTCGGCGGGTGCTGGATCTGCGGCTTACGCGATTATGGCTTGACTACACGTTGGTCACGGGGGTCATTGCAATGGGCCTCGTTCTCGCACTGCCCGCGCTCGTGACGGTGCTGGGGGTTCGACCGTGAGCGAACGTCCGGTACCACCAAGGCGCTTATGGTGGCTCGCGGCGGGTTTCACCGTTTGGTGTAGCGCGCTGGTTGTTCTCTACGCGATACACGGTATCGGCTGCGCGTTTGCCTGGTCGACGGGCTCGTTGCGGCTATGGCTTGCCGCGGCTCTTCTCGCGCATTTGATTGTACTGGGCTTGATGTGGCGGAAAATTGCGCACGCCGACCCTGATTCCGGTTTCGGTCCGACCGGAGCGTTTCTACATTGGGCTGTCCTCGGGACACTTATCACCTCGCTCATCGCGACCGTCGTTACCTTCGGTCCATCGCTGTTGCTCGCCACATGCATCTAATAGGCCTGGATTTGCCTTCATGCGCGTCCGCTGATGTGAGGGTGGTCTTCTTCTGCATTCATTTCGTCGCCATCCCGGACATGTCGCGAGTGTTTTCGTATTGCGGGTAATCCGAGTTTTCTGACAGGCCGAACGCGCCTCGAAAGGCATTTGGCTCAAACGTCATTTCCAAAACAAAATGCATGCCGTGATGCCGCGTTGCTGCATCGACCGACGGCAATAGAACGTAAACTCGTTGTGACAGAACATTAGAGCCCCATACGGATTTACATGCTTGATGACAAGTATCGCGCTTGGTACCATATTCGTCAATTATGGGTAGCAGGGAGGTGCGGGTGCCGACTGTAATCACGATTGAAGGCGACTCGCCATATTTGCTCCCGCATGTGGATCACGTCTCAGCGATAGTCCACGGTGAAAACGTAGATTTGACAATGTACGTGGCGCTGCCGGGGCATGCGGACCTAGAACAGGTTTATGTGCAACTTAGCCTTCCCGCTGCGGACGATCTCTTGGCTCAGTTAACTCGGGCCGTAGCCGAGACAAAGAAGGATCGTTCAGAACCATAGACGCGTGCTGGCGCTCCACCGAAACGCGACGTCGCCATTCAATTCTGGGATAGCATTCAAGCGAGCATGCACCCAGTGGCTCGGATATCAACCCGGTTATCGAGATCGACGAAGAGTATTCAATCAACGGACATAACGATTCCGGGAGCGTTCCGGTTTGTGCCAGGGCGGATATGAATAGTCGATAATCTGCCCCCTGTGTGTACCGAAAACTCAAACACGGGCGTAGTGGTGGTGAAGTCCGCCCAGGATGGCGTGTGATTTGATGCTTCCGAGTCGCTGAACCGGGCGAGAAACCGGCGCATCCTTGTTCAAAGATCGATGCGTTCTGACCCTATTGTAATAGTCGGCGTAGGATTTCAGGACCCGACGCAAATGCATCTCGCCCAGGACAATGATGTGGTCCACACATTCACGCCGGATCGATCCGATCAGCCGTTCGGCAAAGCCATTCTGCCAAGGCGAGGCTGGTGCGGTAGGCTTGTCCCGGATGCCCATGGCGCGCAATCGGCGCCTGACGACGCTGCCATAGATCCGGTCGCGATCGCGGATCATGTAGTGCGGAGCCTCATCCCAGGGGAATGCCTCCGTTATCTGACGTGCAGCCCATTCTGCCGTAGGATTGGCTGTGACGTTGATCCAGACGAGGTCTCTGCGGTCGAGCCGGACGATGACGAAGGCATAGAGCCGGTCGAAACCGATAGTTGGAACAACGAACAGGTCCATGGCGGCGATGTCCGGCGCGTGGTTACGCAGGAAGGTCCGCCATCCCTGGCTGGGCGGCCCCCGCCGTTTGACCATGTACTTGGCGACGCTCGACTGCGCGAGCTCAAACCCTAGCTTGAGCAGTTCGCCGTGAATGCGCGGCGCACCCCAAAGCGGATTCTCCATGCTCAACCGCCGGATCAACGCGCGCAGCTCGGTGTCGATCTGCAGTCGCCCTCCCCGTGGGCGCGACTTCCAACGCCAGTAGCAGCGAAAGCCGACCCTGTGCCAACGCACGAGGGTCTCGGGCCGGATGATGGTGAGAACCTGCAGGATTGACGGAAAGCAGCGATACGGCTGGATAAAGAACCAGCGATCACGGTTGGTGAGCCGGACGCGACCATGCAGCCTGCGCCGCAAGATAATCAACTGATGTCGAAGCACCGCGTTCTCAGATTCAAGCCGTAACTTCGACTTGAATGGCGAGGCCAGGACAGCCAGAACGAAACAGAACAGCCCGATCATTCCGCCAGCTTAGGCGATTCCATCACGTCATCAACTCGGATAAGGTTTTCGGTACACACAGCCGTTCCGCCATTATAATTCCTTCGCACGATGCGTTTAACAGGGCCTCAAACGGAGGCCACGATGGGTATGGTTATGATTCGACGTCCTGCAACGGGACGCGCGGTTTCAACCGGAATTGAAGTGGATTTAGCTAAATTCCGGCGAACGGCGATTTTCTTCTCTCGCTCGTACTGTCCTCACTGCCGCATCCATATGGATCGAAACGTCAAAGTCTCAGGAGCCGAGCGGTATCGCCCGACATGGCGATGCGGCCCTTGACCCAATCGTTTACTCACCCAATAAGTCGGCGTTGATAAGCCAGATGCTTTTGCTTTTTGCGATTGGCAAATGCTCGCTATCAGTCGCTTAAATAGGGAACGGCGATGTTTTATCGTCTTCACCTGCGAGTTCGAATTGATAGGGATAGGCCTGAGTTTCAGACCATAGAAATTTGACCCTTGCACCGATCTTCAAATCGGCAAGTTGGCAACCAATTGCGGGAGCGAAGACGCGCGGGCCTTCGTCGAGCTGGACCAGAACCAAAAGAATTGGGACTCTTCCACTTGATCTCCGCGTTCGGTCTTCGGTGAAGGCGATAATTCTACCGGCTCCGGCTGCCGGCCGCCAATCCAGAGTTTGGCCTAGATTGAAAAGACTTATTGATCTCGGATAAAATTGATAACGCGACGAGGTTTGATCGTATTGCAACAAAAACATTTGCTTCGACAAGCCATTCCAAAACTCGCTGTTCGTCGATTTCTCTGTCAACGTCCTCGCTCCAGAAGCATCACGTTGCTGACACCCCAGTTTCGGCCGTATTGGATAACGCCAATGCCAGTGACCATCGCATTCTCAGTCTGTTTGATCTGACGATCTCCGGCCTCTCTATACATCTGGATCAGAGCCTCGCTAAGATTGACACCGCCGCCCGCGAGCCCGGGTTGCCCGCTCGAAATCTGCCCGCCACCGGGATTAATTGGGAAATCGCCAGCAAACGTAACGTCCCGATCGAGCAGAAACGCCCCTCCTCTTCCCTCAGCACAAAACCCGATTTGTTCAAGTTGAAGGATGATCGCGATCAGAAAATCGTCGTAAGGATGGAAGGATTGGATGTCCGAGGATCGCCAGCCTGTGTCGCCCAAGACTTGCGGGCCAACGATCGAAAATCCGGTTCGAGTGATGTCGTCGATCGACTGCTGCGGATCGAAGTTCGAAATCTCCCGATAACCAACCGGATGCACGATATTTTGCATTCCTATTTCGCGCGCCGTGGAGGTTTCCATAACAAGGAAAGCGCTGGCTCCGTCGCAGCGCATCACACAATCGAGCAGTCGCAACGGCGTCGATACGAATGGCGACGCCAAATATTCTTCCACCGTCAGCGGTATTCGAAGTTGCGTACACGCATCGTCGTTGAGCAAAGCGCCGGTTCGTTGGGCCACGGCAAGTTGCCCGAGCGCCCGCTCAGGCAGCCCGCCGTGTATGCCCGCGTAGGCCGTGCTGAGCAGACCAAATGCGGTAAGCGGCCCCGAATAGCCCAAGGGATCACCGAACTCGGTCCGGTGACCAACCTGATTTGATCGGTCGACGGTGGATACAGCATCGGAGGCAACGCATATCGCAATGTTGCAAAGCCCCGCTCGGATCGCTGCCGACGCTCGCGCAATATTACCCAGTGCGGAGGCACCACCCATGTCTGTCACCTGACACCAGGCCACACACAGCCCTGAATTCTCAAGAAGAAGATTTGTCCAAAACGGATTGCTGCAATCGGACATCGCAAGTGTCGATGCAAAGCCGTCGATGCGTTCGCGCGTAACGCCCGTCTGGATCAGCAGTCGCTCGACTGCTGCAGCCGCCAAATCCGATGCTGTCCGCCCGCTGTTTCGGATGTGTTTGGTGCGGGCGCAGCCTACTATGGCGATGTCACGATTCTGAAAAAGCATAATTCGGATTGCACCTCTCCAAAACATTTATGCTCGGCAACATCCGTATCGACGATCTTGATCGGGCCTAGTGCGGCGTTGCAGGACGAAAGCTACAGTCGATCGTAGTCGGAATTTTCTCCGGATGCGTCGAACGCCCCACCAAACGCCGTATATCCGCCATCGACCGGAACCACGGCTCCGGTGACATAGGAAGCCTCGTCGGACGCCAGAAACGCGACCACACGTGCAATCTCTTCGGGCTCGGCCATCCGGCCGAGTGGCGTTCGCGCCCGGATCCGGCCTTCCTCGAGCCGGCCTGTGGCGATCAGCCCCGCAACGAGCCGGGTATGGACATAACCCGGAGCCACCGCGTTGACCCGAATACCATAGCGCGCCCACTCACAGGCAAGGACGCGGGTCATCATGGCTATGCCGGCCTTGGCGACGGAATAGGCGGTCCGAGCGGGTATACCGATCTGCCCGGCGACAGACCCAAGATTGACGATCGAACCACGGCCGAGCTCGGCCATGCCTGGTGCTACCGCCTTCGACACGAGAAAGGCGCCGTTGACATGTATAGCGAGGGTCTTCTCGAATCTTTCCAGGCTCTGTGAAAGCGTTGCAACACCGCCGTCACCGATCCCGGCGTTGTTAACGAGAATGTCGATTCGCCCGAACGCCTTCACCGTCTCATCCACCATTGCGCCCACATCCTCTTCTTTCGAGACGTCGGCCAGTACCGCAATGTGGCCCGGCCCGATCGACGCTGCGGCCTGTCGCGCAGCCTCGAGGTCCACATCATTCAGCGCTACGCGGACGCCCTGTTCGGCCAACACGCGCGCAATCGCGAACCCGATGCCGTTGGCCGCACCGGTAATGAGAGCGGTCCGTGCGGTCGAAGGAGGATGGCTCATGGACACTCTCCATTCATCACGGCTCAGCGAAACCGCGAGAAGTCGGGCTTTCGCTTTTCAAGGAAGGCGGTGCGGCCTTCGTTCGCCTCTTCGGAATTTACAAAGGAGGCAAGACCATCGGCCGCCATTTTCACCTGGCCGAAGATGTGTGCGCTGTCCGCATTGAATGCGTGCTTCAGGAATTTCAGCGCCGTCGGGCTCAACGCCACTGCCTGCCCGGCAAGAGCACGCGCCTCCTCCATTAGTTTGTCCGCCGGCACGACGCGGTTGACGAGGCCCCATTGCAGTGCCGTTTGCGCGTCATACTGTTGGCAGAAGAACCAGATTTCGCGGGCACGCTTTTCTCCGACAATGCGCGCGAGATAGGCCGAACCCCAACCCGCGTCAAACGAACCGACGCGCGGTCCCGCCTGTCCGAATTTCGCGTGGTCCGCGGCGACCGTCACGTCGCAGATAACGTGAATCACATGGCCGCCGCCGATCGCGTAGCCATTGACGGCGCAGATCACAGGTTTGGGAATGTTACGAATGACCATGTGCAGATCGTCGATCTCCCAAAGGCCGTTCTCGGATGTGCCATAGCTGCCCTTTTCCTGCATCTCCTTCTGGTCGCCGCCGACGCAGAACGCCTTCGTTCCCGCCGCCGTCAGGATCACGCAGCCCGCACTCTTGTCCGCCCAGGCCTGCTTGAAGGCGTGAATTAGCTCTTCAATCGTTCTTCCGCGAAAGCAGTTCAAGCGATCTGGACGGTTGATGGTGATGGTGGCGATGCCTTCGCTGACTTCGTACAGCACGTCGGTATAGTTCATTGGTGGTTCCTCTGAGTTGGGTTCGAATTAGGCGAAAATGGCGCGTGTCGCCGGAGATCCGAATTTGGTCATGCCGCTGTTCCGTCGCCGACCGGGTTGTGCCCGGCGCGGCGTGATTGGAGCCGTGCGTTGTCAGTCGACCATTGTCAGGCCGCCGCTCACGCTCAGCACCTGCCCGGTGACGAAGCGTGACCGATCGGAAGCAAAAAACAGAATTGCGTCGGCGATCTCGGATGGCTGCGCGACCCGCTTCATCGGAATGGCGTTGACCAGCGCCTCACGCATCTTTTCTGATTGCGAGGCGAACAGCGGCGTGTCGGTCGGTCCTGGGCAGACACAGTTCGCGCGCACGTTCTTGCGAACGACCTCGCGCGCCAGCGACTTGGTGAAGGCGATAATGCCGCCTTTCGCGCCGGCATAGACGGCTTCGCCATAAGAGCCGACACGGCCCGCATCAGACGACACGTTGACGATGCGGCCCGACCCGGAAGCGAAAAGCAGCGGCAGCAGCGCTCGCGTTACCTGCACCGGACCCATGAAATTCAGTGCGACGATCTTGGCCCAATATTCCGGCGGGTTGTTCATGAAGGGCTCGATAATGTCCCAACCGGCAGCATTGACCAAAACGTCGAGGCGGCCGAGTTCGGACTCGATCCTGGCAGCGAGTACTTCGGCGGAGGCTCGGTCGGTCACATCGAGGGCCATGAAACGCGTATCGCCGACAGACTTCAACTCGCTCGCCGCCTTTTCGCCTGCGGCCACGTTGACGTCGGTCAGCACGACCCTGGCGCCGACTTCGGCGAATGCACGGGCTGTCGCTAAACCGATCCCGGAGGCGGCACCCGTGATGACCACGATCTCGTCCTTGAACTTCATAGTTGTCTCCTTGTCGAATACTTTTGGGGGTTCATCTCGCTTTCGAGGCGAAGAATGCCTCCACGCGCTGACGTGCTTCTTCCGTGCGCATGATGTGGCGCGGCTTTTCGATTTCGCGGGCGTATCCATCGACGGCCGGATCGAACCAGGCAGCGATACAATCCTTCGATGCGACGAGCGCCCCGCGCGAAAGACCGGCGACGTGCGTTGCGATTTCGCCGACGCGCGTGTCGAGTTCAGCGGCGTCCGCGGACCATTGAACAATCCCGAGCCGCGCGGCCTCCGCCCCATCGACTATTTCGCCGCCGAGGATCAGCCGTGATGAAACGCCGGGCCCGCAGAGCCGCGTTAGACGCTGCGTGCCGCCGGCACCGGGAATCATCCCGACGCGAGCCTCGGGCAAACCGAGCTTGGCCCGCGTCGATGCAATGCGGAGGTCGCAGGCGAGCGCCAACTCCAGGCCGCCGCCCAGCGCCGGGCCGTCGATGACGGCAAGCGTCACCGTTTCAAGCGATTCGAGACGGTTGAATAGCCCGTGTAGCGATTCCACGTATTCGATCATCCTTTCAACGCCATCGGGTGCGACGAAATAACCGCGGATCAGTGTGAGATCGGCGCCGGCACAGAAGCATCTCTGATCACTGCGTACGACCAGGACGGTCGGCTTCATTTGCTCGACTTCGCCCAGCGCGCCGTTGAGCGCCAAGACAAACGCGGGATCGATCGCGTTGACGGGCGGACGGCTCATCAACATCGTCGCGATCGCGCCGGATT is part of the Bradyrhizobium canariense genome and encodes:
- a CDS encoding Zn-ribbon domain-containing OB-fold protein; the encoded protein is MTEKSTNSEFWNGLSKQMFLLQYDQTSSRYQFYPRSISLFNLGQTLDWRPAAGAGRIIAFTEDRTRRSSGRVPILLVLVQLDEGPRVFAPAIGCQLADLKIGARVKFLWSETQAYPYQFELAGEDDKTSPFPI
- a CDS encoding integrase core domain-containing protein encodes the protein MIGLFCFVLAVLASPFKSKLRLESENAVLRHQLIILRRRLHGRVRLTNRDRWFFIQPYRCFPSILQVLTIIRPETLVRWHRVGFRCYWRWKSRPRGGRLQIDTELRALIRRLSMENPLWGAPRIHGELLKLGFELAQSSVAKYMVKRRGPPSQGWRTFLRNHAPDIAAMDLFVVPTIGFDRLYAFVIVRLDRRDLVWINVTANPTAEWAARQITEAFPWDEAPHYMIRDRDRIYGSVVRRRLRAMGIRDKPTAPASPWQNGFAERLIGSIRRECVDHIIVLGEMHLRRVLKSYADYYNRVRTHRSLNKDAPVSRPVQRLGSIKSHAILGGLHHHYARV
- a CDS encoding enoyl-CoA hydratase/isomerase family protein, whose amino-acid sequence is MIRVEQSGAIATMLMSRPPVNAIDPAFVLALNGALGEVEQMKPTVLVVRSDQRCFCAGADLTLIRGYFVAPDGVERMIEYVESLHGLFNRLESLETVTLAVIDGPALGGGLELALACDLRIASTRAKLGLPEARVGMIPGAGGTQRLTRLCGPGVSSRLILGGEIVDGAEAARLGIVQWSADAAELDTRVGEIATHVAGLSRGALVASKDCIAAWFDPAVDGYAREIEKPRHIMRTEEARQRVEAFFASKAR
- a CDS encoding enoyl-CoA hydratase-related protein — its product is MNYTDVLYEVSEGIATITINRPDRLNCFRGRTIEELIHAFKQAWADKSAGCVILTAAGTKAFCVGGDQKEMQEKGSYGTSENGLWEIDDLHMVIRNIPKPVICAVNGYAIGGGHVIHVICDVTVAADHAKFGQAGPRVGSFDAGWGSAYLARIVGEKRAREIWFFCQQYDAQTALQWGLVNRVVPADKLMEEARALAGQAVALSPTALKFLKHAFNADSAHIFGQVKMAADGLASFVNSEEANEGRTAFLEKRKPDFSRFR
- a CDS encoding SDR family NAD(P)-dependent oxidoreductase, whose product is MKFKDEIVVITGAASGIGLATARAFAEVGARVVLTDVNVAAGEKAASELKSVGDTRFMALDVTDRASAEVLAARIESELGRLDVLVNAAGWDIIEPFMNNPPEYWAKIVALNFMGPVQVTRALLPLLFASGSGRIVNVSSDAGRVGSYGEAVYAGAKGGIIAFTKSLAREVVRKNVRANCVCPGPTDTPLFASQSEKMREALVNAIPMKRVAQPSEIADAILFFASDRSRFVTGQVLSVSGGLTMVD
- a CDS encoding thiolase family protein codes for the protein MLFQNRDIAIVGCARTKHIRNSGRTASDLAAAAVERLLIQTGVTRERIDGFASTLAMSDCSNPFWTNLLLENSGLCVAWCQVTDMGGASALGNIARASAAIRAGLCNIAICVASDAVSTVDRSNQVGHRTEFGDPLGYSGPLTAFGLLSTAYAGIHGGLPERALGQLAVAQRTGALLNDDACTQLRIPLTVEEYLASPFVSTPLRLLDCVMRCDGASAFLVMETSTAREIGMQNIVHPVGYREISNFDPQQSIDDITRTGFSIVGPQVLGDTGWRSSDIQSFHPYDDFLIAIILQLEQIGFCAEGRGGAFLLDRDVTFAGDFPINPGGGQISSGQPGLAGGGVNLSEALIQMYREAGDRQIKQTENAMVTGIGVIQYGRNWGVSNVMLLERGR
- a CDS encoding SDR family NAD(P)-dependent oxidoreductase translates to MSHPPSTARTALITGAANGIGFAIARVLAEQGVRVALNDVDLEAARQAAASIGPGHIAVLADVSKEEDVGAMVDETVKAFGRIDILVNNAGIGDGGVATLSQSLERFEKTLAIHVNGAFLVSKAVAPGMAELGRGSIVNLGSVAGQIGIPARTAYSVAKAGIAMMTRVLACEWARYGIRVNAVAPGYVHTRLVAGLIATGRLEEGRIRARTPLGRMAEPEEIARVVAFLASDEASYVTGAVVPVDGGYTAFGGAFDASGENSDYDRL